In one window of Anabaena cylindrica PCC 7122 DNA:
- a CDS encoding WD40 repeat domain-containing protein, with the protein MADLLKASPKGLEILDQARRQRGWNKQNLSQYGVNTSDATLKRFWRRIPIDKEIFIKICEALGVNWQEIASHPIDWGDAPSVDNFFGRSKELDDLESWIIQKNCGLISILGIGGIGKSSLAVKLGQKVQGNFEYLIWRSFLNAPSFEDVLKSLIQFLSNQQETALKSSLDEQISQLIFYLGQKRCLLILDNIETVISNEKYDELFKKLAETNHQSCIILTSRVEPSNLRRLRGNLSSVRFYELLDLEVSAVRKIFSTISDEFETTRNSDAQWQKLVNIYAGNPFALRLTAIHMKEVYGSSIAQFVQAGVINHYDINELLDCYFDSSKPFAVNQQEEAIMYWLAINREPVSRATLQENTLEKINKNSLDTTIRSLKKRFLITKIEQDIEQNIEQDNVKFTLQPILIEYLTNKLIDKIYLEINNEPQQLNLFNQYALMQATSKDFVRDTQIKLIITPILTKIQHQPNPQQILLRILANIQNNPSLQQGYAAGNLLNFLSIFHQHQLHNYNFSGLTIRQAYLPETTLHDVNFSNCTFDKTVVFTESFGGIHSVAFSPDGKFLVMGDTQGKIQIINVENNQYQYCLNKQAHFPGMWITSIAFPFRQDIANSYQFITGSFDKTVKLWDLTTLLEEHDNQQTFTGHNGLIWIVAFSPDGKKIASGCDDNIIRVWDLESGKDEPYKLQGHQYWIWGLAFSPDSKILASGSFDKTIKLWNLENGDCTQTLESHQGWVVSLAFSPNGQILASGSFDKTIKLWKFNNDYNNYEYWETLEGHKNGVRVITFSPDGEILASGGVDQEIRIWNLETLECVRTLTGHSAWIRSLSFHADNKTLASGSDDQTVRIWNVKTGQSLRVFKGYLNWIWSVAVSTDRKQIATGSFDKTIKIWNLNQEESVVTLNKHKQWIWCVAFHPYLPLLASCSDDQTIIIWNLNNHQCLLNKIASDFGGIWSVTWSSDGHYLACGGQDGTVRIFEYQVDDSISYFEINHEYILNPRHEGWVWSVAFSPDNEILASASHDKKIILWRKNHENQRFELWQELLEESGISSVSFRPDSRNSSQIILASGHEDCKIRLRTINCVDNAIPIESKTLTADQGHQGWVFTVAFNPQNYDILASGGGDCKVKLWDLATNSVLWTQQHQGWVKSVTFSDDGEWVVSASTDGTTKIWNIEGKLIRELFTPRPYEGLNITNTQGLNPAQMLSLRNLGAITYLDGDAAMAALGGAVA; encoded by the coding sequence ATGGCTGATTTACTCAAAGCATCTCCAAAAGGTTTGGAAATATTAGATCAAGCACGAAGGCAAAGAGGATGGAATAAACAAAATTTATCCCAGTATGGAGTTAATACATCAGACGCAACATTGAAAAGATTTTGGAGAAGAATACCTATTGACAAAGAAATTTTTATCAAAATTTGCGAAGCTTTAGGGGTAAATTGGCAAGAGATTGCATCACATCCTATTGATTGGGGTGATGCACCATCTGTAGATAATTTCTTTGGTAGAAGTAAAGAGTTAGATGATCTAGAATCTTGGATAATTCAAAAAAATTGTGGTTTAATTTCAATTCTAGGCATCGGAGGCATTGGTAAAAGCTCTTTAGCAGTGAAATTAGGGCAAAAAGTTCAAGGTAACTTTGAATATCTGATTTGGCGTAGCTTTCTCAATGCACCCTCCTTTGAAGATGTCTTAAAATCTCTAATTCAATTTTTATCCAATCAACAAGAAACAGCCTTAAAATCTAGCTTAGACGAACAAATATCCCAATTAATTTTCTATTTGGGTCAAAAGCGCTGTTTATTAATTCTAGACAATATAGAAACTGTTATCTCTAATGAAAAATATGACGAATTATTTAAAAAACTGGCAGAAACTAACCATCAAAGTTGTATTATTCTAACCAGTCGGGTAGAACCTTCAAATCTCAGACGATTACGAGGAAATCTTAGTTCAGTTCGTTTTTACGAGTTACTAGATTTAGAAGTATCCGCAGTTAGAAAAATATTTAGCACTATTTCCGATGAATTTGAAACTACACGAAATTCAGATGCACAATGGCAAAAACTTGTTAATATCTATGCTGGTAATCCCTTTGCTTTAAGGTTAACTGCTATTCATATGAAAGAAGTGTACGGAAGCAGTATAGCTCAATTTGTGCAAGCAGGAGTAATTAACCATTATGATATTAATGAATTATTAGATTGCTACTTTGATTCTAGTAAGCCTTTTGCAGTTAATCAACAAGAAGAAGCTATTATGTACTGGTTAGCAATTAATCGTGAACCAGTTTCAAGAGCAACTCTCCAAGAAAATACTTTAGAAAAAATCAACAAAAACTCTTTGGATACTACTATTCGCTCTCTCAAGAAACGCTTTTTAATTACTAAAATAGAACAAGATATAGAACAAAATATAGAACAAGATAATGTTAAATTTACACTTCAGCCAATTTTAATAGAATATCTAACCAATAAATTAATTGATAAAATTTATCTAGAAATAAATAATGAACCTCAACAACTAAATTTATTTAATCAATACGCCTTAATGCAAGCAACCAGTAAAGATTTTGTGAGAGATACACAAATAAAATTAATTATCACACCCATATTAACTAAAATCCAACACCAACCTAATCCCCAACAAATTTTATTAAGAATCTTAGCCAATATCCAAAATAACCCTTCATTGCAACAAGGATATGCAGCAGGTAATCTTCTAAACTTCCTATCTATTTTTCATCAACATCAATTACATAATTATAACTTTTCTGGTTTAACCATCAGACAAGCTTACTTACCTGAAACCACACTACATGATGTTAATTTTTCTAACTGTACTTTTGACAAAACAGTAGTTTTTACTGAATCTTTTGGCGGTATCCATTCCGTTGCTTTTAGTCCAGATGGGAAATTTTTAGTAATGGGAGATACACAAGGAAAAATTCAGATTATTAACGTTGAAAATAATCAATATCAATATTGCTTAAACAAACAAGCTCATTTCCCTGGAATGTGGATTACAAGCATCGCTTTTCCTTTTCGACAAGATATTGCTAATAGTTATCAATTTATTACAGGAAGCTTTGACAAAACCGTAAAACTCTGGGATTTAACAACATTGCTAGAAGAGCATGATAATCAACAAACTTTTACTGGTCATAATGGCTTAATTTGGATTGTTGCTTTTAGTCCAGATGGCAAAAAAATTGCTAGTGGTTGTGATGATAATATAATTCGAGTTTGGGACTTAGAATCAGGTAAAGATGAACCTTATAAATTACAAGGTCATCAATATTGGATTTGGGGTTTAGCATTTAGTCCTGATAGTAAAATTTTAGCTAGTGGTAGTTTTGATAAAACTATCAAGCTTTGGAATCTGGAAAATGGTGATTGTACTCAAACTTTAGAATCTCACCAAGGGTGGGTTGTTTCCTTAGCATTTAGTCCCAATGGTCAAATCTTAGCTAGTGGTAGCTTCGATAAAACTATCAAGCTTTGGAAATTTAATAATGATTATAATAATTATGAATATTGGGAAACCTTAGAAGGACATAAAAATGGCGTTAGAGTTATTACTTTTAGTCCTGATGGTGAAATTCTGGCAAGTGGTGGTGTTGATCAAGAAATTCGGATTTGGAATCTTGAAACGTTAGAATGTGTCAGGACTTTAACTGGACATAGTGCTTGGATTCGTTCTCTTTCTTTTCATGCAGATAATAAAACTTTAGCTAGTGGCAGTGATGACCAAACGGTGAGAATTTGGAATGTGAAAACTGGCCAATCTTTAAGAGTATTTAAAGGATATTTAAACTGGATTTGGTCTGTAGCTGTTAGCACTGATAGAAAGCAAATTGCTACAGGAAGCTTTGATAAAACAATTAAAATATGGAATCTTAATCAAGAGGAATCTGTCGTAACTTTAAATAAACATAAACAGTGGATCTGGTGTGTCGCTTTTCATCCTTATCTTCCTCTTTTAGCAAGTTGTAGTGATGACCAAACAATTATAATTTGGAATTTAAACAATCATCAATGTTTGTTGAATAAAATTGCTAGTGATTTTGGTGGTATTTGGTCTGTCACCTGGAGTTCAGATGGTCACTATCTAGCTTGTGGTGGACAAGATGGAACTGTTCGTATTTTTGAATATCAAGTTGATGATAGTATTTCTTATTTTGAGATTAACCATGAATATATCTTAAATCCCAGGCATGAAGGTTGGGTTTGGTCAGTTGCCTTTAGTCCTGATAACGAAATTTTAGCCAGTGCTAGTCATGATAAAAAGATTATCTTATGGCGTAAAAATCACGAAAACCAAAGATTTGAATTATGGCAAGAGTTACTAGAAGAATCTGGAATATCATCTGTCTCTTTTCGCCCTGATAGCCGAAATTCCTCACAAATAATTTTAGCTAGTGGTCATGAAGATTGCAAAATAAGATTGCGGACGATTAATTGTGTTGATAATGCCATACCCATAGAATCCAAAACTCTGACAGCAGATCAAGGACATCAAGGTTGGGTATTTACTGTAGCTTTTAATCCTCAAAATTATGATATTTTGGCTAGTGGTGGTGGAGATTGTAAGGTTAAGCTTTGGGATTTAGCTACAAACTCTGTATTATGGACACAACAACATCAAGGTTGGGTTAAATCAGTTACTTTTAGCGATGATGGTGAATGGGTAGTAAGTGCTAGTACAGATGGTACTACTAAAATTTGGAATATAGAAGGAAAGTTAATCCGTGAATTATTTACCCCAAGACCATACGAAGGGTTAAATATTACTAATACTCAAGGTTTGAATCCTGCTCAAATGCTCAGTTTACGGAATTTGGGTGCTATTACATACCTTGATGGCGATGCTGCGATGGCTGCACTGGGTGGCGCTGTCGCTTAA
- a CDS encoding ParA family protein, which produces MSNSQEQCRIIALFNQAGGVAKSTLTQNLGYHLAQQKHRVLLIDIDPQASLTKFMGLVPSQLPKTVADAIIDEQPLPIHSGIHGMDIAPANRLLSGAEMQLVSAAMRDLRLKESLEPVLDAYDFILIDCPPSLGLLSYISLVAATHVLVPIETHLKAFEGTDELLQTITQVKNKPNRKLQIAGFVPTRYAQQNSADKRALAAIQSQLSAWGRIFPPIPRATAFVDATEERAPLAVFDPKHPAVAILKEIASALESAI; this is translated from the coding sequence GTGTCAAATTCTCAAGAACAGTGTCGCATCATAGCCCTCTTTAACCAAGCAGGTGGTGTCGCCAAATCAACACTCACCCAAAACCTGGGCTACCACCTAGCCCAACAAAAACATCGTGTCCTCCTCATCGACATCGACCCCCAAGCTTCTTTAACCAAATTCATGGGCCTAGTTCCATCTCAATTACCAAAAACCGTAGCTGATGCCATTATTGACGAACAGCCCTTACCCATTCATTCCGGCATTCATGGCATGGACATAGCGCCAGCTAACCGACTCCTGAGTGGAGCCGAAATGCAGCTAGTTAGTGCCGCCATGCGCGACTTGCGCCTCAAAGAATCCCTAGAACCAGTTCTAGATGCCTACGACTTCATCCTCATCGACTGTCCCCCCAGCTTAGGATTACTTTCTTATATCTCCCTAGTCGCCGCCACTCACGTCCTCGTTCCTATCGAAACCCATCTCAAAGCCTTCGAGGGAACAGACGAACTTTTGCAAACCATCACCCAAGTTAAAAACAAACCCAACCGCAAATTACAAATCGCAGGCTTTGTTCCCACCCGCTATGCTCAACAAAACTCAGCCGATAAACGAGCATTAGCAGCCATCCAATCACAACTTTCAGCATGGGGGCGGATTTTCCCACCCATCCCCAGAGCTACCGCTTTTGTTGATGCCACAGAAGAACGTGCGCCCCTAGCAGTATTTGACCCCAAACATCCTGCTGTTGCTATCCTTAAAGAAATTGCTTCTGCTCTGGAGTCCGCTATATAG
- a CDS encoding ISL3 family transposase, with protein sequence MKFSVDQILNLPEMKVLDFQELVGAGIIITIEKAVNYSTCPDCEKTTYSIHQNHWRLIHDLSWSEKPVLLRINRRQFKCNKCKKVFSEKLNFVDKSKGYTKRLAIDIVAQVLDSNIHSVAERNDLSDEEVESMLKAQVSQILNINLNQVKRLGIDEIALVKGQGSYLAVLVDLDTRKPIELVKSRRIEEIREVIVKWGSQVLEQIVEVSMDLWSPYKSLVEELMPNANITADRFHVMKQVNDELDAMRKSEKRAAMSLDNKSERDRILAGLNKSKYSLIKNEDSLNEQQKERLNNVQKVSPILAKMHALKEEFRDIFESTKSWGESIMNLLDWMHDGLSYFPKSIGTMIRWFGEVVGYFDGRTTSGTVEGINNKLKLIKRLGYGFRNFSNFRLRSLLNWHFSINSP encoded by the coding sequence ATGAAATTTAGCGTAGATCAAATCCTCAATCTCCCAGAGATGAAAGTGTTAGATTTTCAAGAACTTGTTGGGGCAGGAATAATTATAACAATAGAGAAAGCTGTCAACTATTCTACTTGTCCAGACTGTGAAAAAACCACCTATAGTATACATCAAAATCATTGGCGGCTAATTCACGATTTATCTTGGAGTGAAAAACCAGTATTGTTAAGAATAAATCGCCGTCAATTCAAATGTAACAAGTGCAAAAAGGTCTTCAGTGAAAAGCTAAATTTTGTAGATAAAAGTAAAGGATATACTAAAAGACTAGCCATAGATATAGTTGCACAAGTATTAGACAGTAATATTCATAGTGTTGCCGAAAGAAATGACTTAAGCGATGAAGAAGTTGAATCAATGTTAAAGGCACAAGTATCACAAATATTAAACATTAATTTAAATCAGGTGAAAAGGTTAGGCATAGATGAGATTGCTTTGGTGAAAGGTCAAGGAAGTTATTTAGCAGTATTAGTAGATTTAGATACTCGTAAACCCATTGAGTTGGTGAAGTCAAGAAGAATAGAAGAAATACGTGAAGTTATTGTCAAATGGGGATCTCAGGTACTTGAACAAATAGTTGAAGTGAGTATGGATCTTTGGTCTCCTTATAAAAGTTTAGTAGAAGAATTAATGCCAAATGCGAATATAACTGCTGATAGATTTCATGTAATGAAACAAGTAAATGATGAATTAGATGCTATGCGTAAATCTGAAAAGAGAGCCGCCATGTCTTTAGATAATAAATCAGAGCGAGACCGAATATTAGCAGGATTAAATAAAAGCAAATATAGCTTAATAAAAAATGAAGATTCTTTAAATGAACAACAAAAAGAAAGATTAAATAATGTTCAAAAAGTTTCCCCTATTCTGGCAAAAATGCACGCCCTAAAAGAAGAATTTCGAGACATATTTGAATCCACTAAGTCTTGGGGCGAAAGCATAATGAATTTATTAGATTGGATGCACGATGGACTTTCTTATTTTCCCAAAAGTATAGGAACAATGATTAGGTGGTTTGGTGAAGTTGTAGGTTATTTTGACGGCAGAACTACTAGTGGTACTGTAGAAGGAATTAATAATAAACTCAAATTAATCAAAAGACTTGGATATGGATTTCGTAACTTTAGCAATTTCAGATTACGTAGTTTATTAAACTGGCACTTTAGTATTAATTCTCCATAA
- a CDS encoding ParB/RepB/Spo0J family partition protein: MVRKRTEKPFAGQITTPPPAPWLSPVEADTPPAAESKVKLQDIHLPPQQPRRYFDPQALTELVTSVKQHGILHPLLVRPLTGGKTAGKYELVAGERRYRAATEAGLEEVPVVVRELSDDQAFQLALIENLQRQDLNPVEETEGILHLLAIRLESDVEAVKSLLYRMKNASSKGEKQLKDSEEQFRRNVSPNSETTDETESPSHVSTDLSDSVSPTENGETTSESPSNVSTHSEITEETQSRRNVSPNSETTDGTESGSNVSPKSLLNNETESGSDVSSNSEIIDATASGKNISPNSGTTTLKKSRKNVSQDANTSVSSTEESEPNDEARENISPDSSITEETESRSNVSQDADTSVSLTEESELKDESRENVSPDSSITEETESRSNVSQDADTSVSLTEESELKDESRENVSPDSGITEEKESRRNVSPNPDEEKVKKVQKVFESLGMMNWLSFTTKRLPLLNLPLEILTALREGKLEYTKAQALARVKDNALCTQLLDQAIAHNWSLRELHKKDDPITILV, translated from the coding sequence ATGGTACGCAAACGCACCGAAAAACCCTTTGCTGGTCAAATTACCACTCCACCCCCAGCCCCTTGGTTATCCCCAGTGGAAGCTGACACTCCACCCGCTGCTGAAAGCAAAGTCAAACTCCAAGACATTCACCTGCCTCCACAGCAACCCAGACGCTACTTTGACCCCCAAGCATTAACAGAATTAGTTACATCAGTTAAACAGCACGGCATCCTCCATCCCCTCTTGGTGCGTCCACTGACAGGAGGAAAAACAGCCGGGAAATACGAATTAGTAGCAGGAGAACGCCGTTATCGCGCAGCCACAGAAGCAGGACTGGAAGAAGTGCCAGTGGTTGTGCGTGAGTTATCCGATGACCAAGCGTTTCAGTTAGCCTTGATTGAAAACCTGCAACGACAAGACCTCAACCCAGTTGAAGAAACAGAAGGCATCTTGCATCTTTTGGCTATTCGGTTAGAGTCGGATGTGGAAGCAGTCAAATCCCTGCTGTATCGGATGAAAAATGCCAGTAGCAAAGGTGAAAAGCAGTTAAAAGACTCTGAGGAGCAATTTAGGAGAAACGTTTCTCCTAACTCAGAAACAACTGATGAGACGGAATCTCCTAGTCATGTTTCGACTGACCTGAGTGATTCTGTTTCACCCACCGAAAACGGAGAAACAACTTCAGAATCTCCTAGCAATGTTTCGACTCACTCAGAAATAACTGAAGAAACACAATCTAGGAGAAACGTTTCTCCTAACTCCGAAACAACCGATGGGACGGAATCTGGTAGCAATGTTTCTCCTAAATCTCTTCTAAATAACGAGACAGAATCTGGTAGCGATGTTTCTTCTAACTCGGAAATAATAGATGCTACCGCATCTGGGAAAAACATTTCTCCCAACTCAGGAACGACCACACTTAAGAAATCTAGGAAAAACGTTTCACAAGACGCGAATACTTCCGTTTCCTCAACTGAGGAGTCAGAACCAAATGATGAAGCTAGGGAAAATATTTCTCCCGACTCTAGCATCACTGAAGAAACAGAATCTAGGAGCAATGTTTCACAAGATGCGGATACTTCTGTTTCTTTAACAGAGGAGTCAGAACTAAAGGATGAATCTAGGGAAAATGTTTCTCCCGACTCTAGCATCACTGAAGAAACAGAATCTAGGAGCAATGTTTCACAAGATGCGGATACTTCTGTTTCTTTAACAGAGGAGTCAGAACTAAAGGATGAATCTAGGGAAAATGTTTCTCCTGACTCCGGCATCACTGAGGAAAAAGAATCTAGGAGAAACGTTTCTCCTAACCCAGATGAAGAGAAAGTAAAAAAAGTACAAAAGGTGTTTGAAAGCTTGGGAATGATGAATTGGCTGTCCTTCACCACCAAGCGCCTACCCTTACTCAATCTGCCTCTGGAGATTTTAACAGCACTGCGAGAGGGCAAACTGGAGTATACCAAAGCACAAGCCTTGGCACGAGTTAAAGATAATGCTCTCTGTACACAACTCTTAGACCAAGCGATCGCACACAACTGGTCTTTAAGAGAACTCCACAAAAAAGATGATCCAATAACTATACTGGTTTAG
- a CDS encoding ISAzo13 family transposase, with the protein MELTENLKSLYIKTAKKLKGSDKRQFMAEIVKGLGIGGQTLVERELGWNRRTIRKGMQELESGQPIIDGFERSGRKGVETKLPNLLKDMKSLVEPQSQTDPSFKSTRLYTRVTASVVRRQLIVQYGYTDEELPTSETIRRKLNDLGYTLKRVLKTKPIKKIPETEAIFEQVEQINTEADHDPHTLRISIDAKVAVKVGEFDRGGTTRMPTVSLDHDFPTETTLTPYGIFIPEYNELFLFFVASKLTADCIVDLLESWWQTVKHRFTHIQKLVINQDNGPENHSRRTQFMKRIVDFSTSSQLNLQLAYYPPYHSKYNPIERCFGWLEQHWNGSLLDTVETVLNFAQTLTFKGKNPVVNLVDKVYSTGVKLTTLAMAELETQIHRLPNLKKWFVEIFTKPV; encoded by the coding sequence ATCGAACTCACGGAGAACCTAAAATCTCTGTACATAAAAACAGCCAAAAAACTTAAGGGAAGCGACAAACGACAGTTCATGGCAGAAATAGTCAAAGGTTTGGGAATAGGTGGACAGACTTTAGTAGAACGGGAGTTAGGGTGGAATAGACGTACCATCAGGAAAGGGATGCAGGAATTGGAGAGTGGTCAGCCGATAATTGATGGTTTTGAGCGGAGTGGACGCAAGGGGGTAGAAACAAAATTACCTAACTTATTAAAGGATATGAAATCCTTAGTAGAGCCACAAAGTCAAACTGACCCTAGCTTTAAGAGTACAAGGTTATATACACGTGTAACGGCTAGTGTTGTCCGTCGTCAACTAATTGTACAATATGGTTACACGGACGAAGAACTACCAACATCAGAAACAATTCGCCGAAAATTGAATGATTTAGGCTATACCTTAAAAAGAGTCCTGAAAACCAAGCCTATCAAGAAAATTCCCGAAACAGAAGCAATTTTTGAACAAGTCGAGCAGATTAATACTGAAGCTGATCATGACCCTCATACTCTGCGGATATCCATTGATGCTAAGGTGGCAGTCAAGGTGGGAGAATTTGACCGAGGTGGTACCACTCGGATGCCAACAGTCTCATTAGACCACGACTTTCCGACGGAAACAACTCTGACTCCCTATGGTATTTTTATCCCTGAGTACAATGAGTTATTTTTATTCTTCGTTGCTTCCAAATTAACTGCTGATTGTATTGTTGATTTACTCGAAAGCTGGTGGCAAACTGTCAAACACCGTTTTACTCACATTCAAAAACTGGTAATTAATCAGGATAATGGACCGGAAAATCATTCTCGTCGGACTCAGTTTATGAAGCGGATTGTCGATTTTTCCACATCATCTCAATTGAATCTACAACTCGCTTATTATCCGCCTTATCACAGCAAATATAACCCCATAGAACGTTGTTTTGGTTGGTTAGAACAGCATTGGAATGGTAGTTTACTTGATACTGTTGAGACCGTACTAAATTTCGCTCAAACTCTCACATTTAAGGGTAAAAATCCTGTTGTTAATTTGGTAGACAAGGTTTACTCCACAGGAGTTAAACTCACAACTTTAGCGATGGCAGAACTTGAAACACAGATTCACCGTCTCCCCAATCTCAAAAAATGGTTTGTGGAAATTTTTACTAAACCAGTATAG
- a CDS encoding type II toxin-antitoxin system VapC family toxin — protein sequence MNYLLDTCLISEMVAKQPNQQVLDWLDAQVPETLYISMITIGEIAKGISKMTASKRKESLTNWLNETLPNRFEQRILSIDFSTMVLWGNLVGQLEQNGRPLPAMDSLIAAIALQNSLSLVTRNDKDFALTGVVIVNPWSI from the coding sequence ATGAACTACCTCCTTGACACTTGCTTGATTTCCGAGATGGTTGCCAAACAACCAAATCAACAAGTTTTAGATTGGCTAGATGCCCAAGTGCCAGAAACACTTTACATTAGCATGATCACAATTGGCGAAATAGCTAAAGGCATCAGCAAAATGACCGCATCTAAGCGGAAAGAATCTCTAACAAATTGGCTAAATGAAACTCTACCTAATCGCTTTGAACAAAGAATCTTAAGTATAGATTTCTCAACAATGGTGTTGTGGGGAAATTTAGTCGGGCAACTAGAACAGAATGGACGACCTTTACCCGCTATGGATTCTCTCATTGCAGCCATTGCCCTACAAAACTCTCTATCACTTGTTACTCGTAACGACAAAGATTTCGCTCTTACAGGGGTTGTAATCGTTAATCCTTGGTCTATTTGA
- a CDS encoding IS5 family transposase (programmed frameshift): MYKKIEILPTPIEKFKLPFQGQLAEDNRWVIMANLIPWSEFEDEYAKQFTMEMGAPAKSFRIAIGSLIIKERLGLSDRETVEQIRENPYLQYFIGLNSYSNKAPFEASMLVHFRQRIDIELVNKMNRSMVNNNQDKISEEETEKKLLALKREEKIDENKNQGKLKLDATCVPADIKYPTDLGLLNQAREQTEEIIDILYEELDKNENKKPRTDRNTARKEYLNVAKKRKPSKKQKRKAIKKQLQYLKRNLGHIDRLIALGAKLEWLSSQKHKILLVVNEVYRQQLFMYENSLIRVDDRIVSLTQPHVRPIVRGKAGSSVEFGAKLSASCYEGYVFLDRISWDNFNESGDLKSQVEAFKSATGYYPESVHVDQIYRTKDNRKWCKERGIRISGPPLGRPPTNVSKETKKQAQLDERDRNCIEGKFGEGKRRYSLDRMMTKLSNTSETAIAITFLVMNLSALLRRIIMTFFVSILGNTMFFLFLDLDD; encoded by the exons ATGTATAAAAAAATTGAAATTCTACCTACCCCCATAGAAAAGTTTAAACTGCCATTTCAGGGACAATTGGCAGAAGATAATAGATGGGTAATAATGGCAAATTTAATTCCGTGGTCAGAATTTGAAGATGAATATGCGAAACAATTCACGATGGAAATGGGCGCACCAGCAAAGTCTTTTCGGATAGCCATAGGATCTTTAATAATCAAAGAAAGATTGGGTTTAAGTGATAGAGAAACAGTAGAACAAATAAGAGAAAACCCATATCTACAATACTTTATAGGATTGAATAGCTATAGTAATAAAGCACCATTTGAGGCATCAATGTTAGTTCATTTTAGACAAAGAATAGATATAGAATTAGTGAACAAAATGAATAGAAGCATGGTTAATAATAATCAAGATAAAATCAGTGAAGAAGAAACAGAAAAAAAGTTATTAGCACTGAAGCGG GAAGAAAAAATAGATGAAAATAAAAATCAGGGGAAATTAAAGTTAGATGCAACTTGTGTACCAGCAGATATTAAATATCCGACAGATTTAGGATTATTAAATCAAGCCAGGGAGCAGACAGAAGAAATAATAGATATTCTGTATGAAGAATTGGATAAAAACGAAAATAAAAAACCAAGAACTGACAGAAATACAGCTAGAAAAGAATATCTAAACGTCGCTAAAAAACGAAAACCATCGAAAAAACAAAAAAGAAAAGCCATAAAAAAACAACTACAATACCTGAAAAGAAACTTAGGACATATAGATAGACTAATAGCACTGGGAGCCAAGCTGGAGTGGCTAAGTAGCCAAAAACATAAAATACTATTAGTGGTAAATGAAGTATACCGACAACAGTTATTTATGTATGAAAATAGTCTGATTCGTGTTGACGATAGAATTGTGAGTTTAACACAACCTCATGTCCGTCCCATTGTCAGGGGAAAAGCTGGTTCATCAGTGGAATTTGGAGCTAAGTTATCAGCTAGTTGTTACGAAGGATACGTATTTTTAGACCGGATTAGCTGGGATAATTTTAATGAATCAGGTGACTTAAAATCACAAGTAGAAGCGTTTAAATCTGCAACAGGATACTATCCGGAATCAGTGCATGTAGATCAAATTTATCGAACCAAGGATAATAGAAAATGGTGCAAAGAAAGAGGGATTAGAATTAGTGGTCCACCACTAGGAAGACCACCAACAAATGTCAGCAAAGAAACCAAAAAGCAGGCACAATTAGACGAAAGAGATCGTAATTGTATTGAAGGTAAATTCGGAGAAGGGAAAAGAAGATATAGTCTTGACAGAATGATGACTAAACTTTCTAATACTTCAGAAACAGCCATTGCCATAACTTTTCTAGTCATGAATCTTTCCGCATTACTGCGGCGGATTATTATGACTTTTTTTGTATCTATTTTAGGAAATACTATGTTTTTCCTATTTTTAGATTTGGATGATTAG
- a CDS encoding double zinc ribbon domain-containing protein: MVVAEQDPLPKGDEALADYVHRLRTQQNLTQKELSLKAQIHIQTIRKIEGGQTNRLNQKAKSGLASALGIPPDYLDAAAKKVPLETITTFKFCPQCWTPGTTPDQMWTDLRSKYCFACGTGLRSRCISCNEPIMSLKFKFCPYCGANYKLSSN, translated from the coding sequence ATGGTGGTAGCAGAACAAGATCCGCTTCCCAAAGGGGATGAAGCCCTAGCTGATTACGTCCACAGGTTACGAACCCAGCAGAACTTAACCCAAAAGGAGTTGAGCTTAAAAGCACAAATACACATCCAAACCATCCGGAAAATAGAAGGTGGACAAACGAATAGACTCAATCAAAAAGCTAAAAGCGGTTTAGCATCTGCGTTGGGGATACCACCAGATTACCTAGATGCAGCAGCGAAAAAAGTCCCCCTAGAGACAATAACTACATTCAAATTTTGTCCTCAATGTTGGACTCCAGGGACTACCCCTGACCAAATGTGGACTGATTTACGGTCGAAATATTGCTTTGCTTGTGGTACAGGTTTACGAAGTCGTTGCATTAGTTGTAACGAACCAATTATGTCACTGAAATTCAAATTTTGTCCTTACTGTGGTGCAAACTATAAACTTTCATCAAACTAA